The following are encoded together in the Bacillus sp. NP157 genome:
- a CDS encoding site-specific integrase, with protein MTQQRRGSPHVRGGQQIIGETPRATPTSPLHPIAQQAQDDILHSTDSSAGTPRRVPIVKDGIKRFVRTSLSNDDILAIAASIPKAPSDAPDAPHPPGVSPPGHADLGEDPFETRVREAVDACLDRLGIRMSRQDVVSAPQTLHALHGYPAARRTNRHFKLATDFAWDEPSDGHALLSSRTERYLQFIEAKELTYGYVKEHEAAFRVLLEVVGDKPTGKISVNDMDNVLDAIASMPKNFATKAEYRDLSIPDMVRKAGQLGAEVRQLNSQQRLVTVLRTFFIWLESRNEVRPGLLLGVQLFHPGKDFGGQRDWFDPADIAVMFDPKREAKFGAPWQTWALRLALFAGMRQLEIAQLLTDDVRKIDGIWCIDIAPDKKTGKRVKNKASRRRTPVHNALIKAGFLEYVAQARNAGVLRLFPDLKPSKGGVGRRLASWFTTYIRKHCGIASKKKTFHSLRHTFATLADRSELRDEHIMALLGHDWGNSLLRRTYTQELDLREKHQHLHRIRFPDVKMTPHDPARYERYFRIAYAEQTRKARLDAVFPTTRKPKKAA; from the coding sequence ATGACCCAGCAACGCCGCGGCTCACCCCACGTTCGAGGTGGACAGCAAATCATCGGGGAGACGCCCCGCGCCACCCCCACCTCCCCGCTCCATCCCATCGCCCAACAGGCCCAAGACGACATCCTGCACAGCACGGACTCGAGTGCCGGCACGCCGCGCCGCGTCCCCATCGTCAAAGACGGCATCAAGCGTTTTGTCCGCACCTCACTCAGCAACGACGACATCCTCGCCATTGCCGCGTCGATTCCCAAGGCGCCTTCGGATGCACCGGACGCGCCCCACCCCCCTGGCGTTTCCCCTCCGGGCCATGCCGACCTTGGTGAAGACCCGTTTGAGACCCGGGTCAGGGAAGCCGTTGACGCATGCCTTGACCGGCTCGGCATCCGGATGTCCAGACAGGACGTCGTTTCGGCACCCCAGACCCTCCACGCGCTCCACGGTTATCCGGCGGCGCGGCGCACCAACCGGCACTTCAAGCTTGCCACCGACTTTGCGTGGGACGAGCCGTCCGACGGACACGCACTCCTGTCTTCGCGGACGGAGCGCTACTTGCAGTTCATCGAAGCCAAGGAGCTCACGTACGGATACGTCAAGGAGCACGAGGCGGCCTTCCGCGTGCTTCTTGAGGTCGTCGGCGACAAGCCGACGGGGAAGATTTCGGTCAACGACATGGACAACGTCCTTGACGCGATTGCCAGCATGCCCAAGAACTTTGCAACGAAGGCGGAATACCGGGACCTGAGCATTCCGGACATGGTCCGGAAGGCCGGGCAGCTCGGTGCCGAAGTCCGGCAGCTCAACAGCCAGCAGCGGCTGGTGACCGTGCTCCGCACGTTCTTCATCTGGCTCGAGTCAAGAAACGAGGTGCGACCGGGTTTGCTGCTCGGCGTCCAGCTGTTCCATCCGGGCAAGGACTTCGGTGGCCAGCGAGACTGGTTTGACCCTGCCGACATCGCGGTGATGTTCGACCCGAAGCGGGAAGCGAAGTTCGGCGCGCCGTGGCAGACGTGGGCGCTTCGCCTTGCGCTTTTTGCGGGCATGCGCCAGCTGGAAATCGCCCAGCTCCTGACCGACGACGTCCGGAAAATCGACGGCATCTGGTGCATCGACATCGCCCCGGACAAGAAAACCGGCAAACGGGTCAAGAACAAGGCCTCCCGGCGCAGGACGCCTGTCCACAATGCGCTCATCAAGGCGGGTTTCCTCGAGTATGTCGCCCAGGCCCGCAACGCCGGGGTTCTCCGGCTGTTTCCGGATCTCAAACCGAGCAAGGGCGGGGTCGGCCGGCGGCTGGCCTCGTGGTTTACGACCTACATCCGCAAGCACTGCGGGATTGCATCGAAGAAGAAAACCTTCCACAGTCTGCGACACACGTTCGCGACGCTGGCCGACCGGTCCGAGCTGCGCGACGAGCACATCATGGCGCTGCTCGGGCACGACTGGGGGAACTCCCTGCTGCGGAGGACCTACACGCAGGAACTCGACCTGCGGGAAAAGCATCAGCATCTGCACCGGATCCGGTTTCCGGATGTGAAAATGACGCCCCATGACCCGGCCCGGTACGAGCGGTATTTCCGGATCGCGTATGCCGAACAGACAAGGAAGGCAAGACTCGATGCGGTGTTCCCCACGACCAGAAAGCCGAAGAAAGCCGCATGA